ATCCCCAAAGGGATTCAATCAAGCTCTTTTCCTTCCGGAAAGGGCTCTCAGTTTTCACTCCCATTTAGAGAGTGGGTCCTGAGTTTACGTAAACGGCGGGATGTTCTTCTTATTTATAAAACAGTAGGTCGCGTAAGAGTTATCTTATTATAAAGGGGTTGGACGAGGGGGGGTCTCCCCCCTCGAAACAGTTTCACTCCTTGTCGTAATTCCTTTCAACATTCATGTAGTTCTTTATCTTCGAGCCCTTGCCATCGACATTGGCGGTACCGAAAGTGAGCTCGTAGCAGATCGGGCACATGTTGACGTAGATGTCTCCGACGAGTACGATGGGCAGAGAATCCATCTCATCCATCTTGTCCTGGTGCTCCGCGAAGTCGCGGTGGGAGTCGTTCAGGATGTAGGAGTTGTAGTCCTCCACGGACTTTCCGCAGATGTAGCAGCTCTCCTCAGCCTTTCCGGCCCTCCACTGGAGGATGACCCAGACAGGGACATAGATCAACAGGATGATGGCACCGATGACAACGGAGAACAATCCGTTCTCGATTCCGCCGTTTATGCACCAGAATGCGAGACAGGGGATCAGGACGAACCACTGATAGATGCACAGGAAACAGGCCACATAGTACCATCCCTTGGGGGCCTTGAAGGGCCTCTCGAGGTCCTTGAACCTGGGGTTCCTGTACGAAGTGATGTATGCGAGCATCGCAGAACCCAATGCGAAACAGAATCCGAATGAGGATGCTGCCAGGATCATTCCCACAGAACCGAAGTGGATGATGATGACAAAGATCACACCCATGGTGAACTGGAAGAACATGGCCACGAGAGGCGCACCGTTCTTATTGGTGTAGGTGAAGATCTTGGGCATGTTACCCTCGTGACCCATGAAGTACAGGGTCCTCGAGGAACCGAGGAATGCGGTCTGGATAAGCATGATCATCGCTGCGGTGAACAAGACCAGTGCAATGACCAATCCGATGCTTCCGAAGTCGAACTGTGCGATCGGGTACATGGTGGAGATTCCCCAGTCATCGATCTGACCAGGAGTCATCATTCCGTACACGACGAACGGTACCATGAAGTACAATGCAAGACAGATGAGACCTGCGGAGATGAGCGCCTTCGGTACGTCCTTTCCAGGGGTCTTGTACTCTGCTCCATAGGTTGCAGCGGACTCCCAAGCGCATGCACACCACTGAGCATACGCGAACATTCCAAAGACCATCATGAAGTCGCCGGCACCCCAGCCCCATCCTTCGGGGACAAGGTTCTCGAATATCCTGTCCAGGGAGAATCCGGTAAGGCCGGACGATGCGTCGCCTACGGTAGCACCGATCAACGGCGTTATGACGACGACGAGCAGCGGGACGATAGCGATCAAAGCGAGGATGAGCCCCATCTTCGCTCCGCCGGACAATCCTTTGGAACCGACATAGATAATCAGACTGTAAACTGCGATACCGAACAGGATCTGGAATGCGAACATAATGTTGTCATCGAACGGTCCTATTCCGAGACCATACTCCAGATATTTGGTGATGTAATCGATCGCAGTACAAGTGAAAATCGGGATAACAGGGGTCCACGTGAACCAATACGACCATGCCGTGAACGCTCCCATGAATTTTCCAACACCGAATCTCCCTCCATTCGGTTTCGTGAAAATCTTCTGCGCACAACCACCAATACCGGGTGTCTCGAGTGCAGCTGCCAACTCACCGATGGCAAGATTTTGAGCGAAACCTTGGATAACGGAGATGGTCCAAATGAAGATACTGAGTCCCCAGGCGGTTCCTGCAATATCGTAAATACCCGGAAGGATCAGGATGGGCACACCCATTGCGATGATGACTCCCTGCCTCCAGTCGATGGATTTGACCAGACCCGTTTCCTCGGTAAAACCTCCTCCAAAAGAGTGGCTGTTACCTTCGGCAAGGATCCTTACTCCATGCTTAGCCATTGAATTTCCTCCTAACACTGTCAGTTTCCTTTCAGTTGGTTAGAATTTGTATTGATGGTTTAAAAAGATAACTCATAATTAGGCATAGTTATTTATATGGTTGTAGGAAAATGGCTTCATTTTCTTTCAATTTCATTTTTACCATATTTAAAAATTATCAATTACTGCAGAATCGGTTTTTACCATTGTATTTAATGATTTTTGGTCCGTATTAAAAGTGTAAATTGGTATATATAAGTTGGACTATATATCCAATTAGAATTCCGCCCGCGAGTTCGACCTTTCTAGAAATGAAGGATTACAAGTTGCGAACTCTCTTCATCGCAGTCATATACTGCACGATCGAGCCCAACATTATCAGTGCGCCTGCGAGATATGAGATCCATATGCCCATGTCCTGCGCCATCTTTGCCTCCGCTGGGACCCACATGGTAAAGAACGACGTTGCCAGAAGCACGGCCATGCCTAGGAATAGGACCAGGAACGGCATGAACCATGGCGTACCCAGAACGATGCTGAAGGCCGATAGGCACATTACTGCAACGCAGAGGATCAGAGCCACCATCGGGAGATACTTCTGGAAATCCTCATAGGAACTGTCTATGAGATCCATTCCGGTTAAACCCAGAATCCATGGACTCAGGAATGCCCAAATCCCTACTATGCCGCCGATCAGCGAGATCGCGGGAAGATACGTCTGGTAACTCATGGATGGTCATTCAGGATTGAACGATATAAAGCCTCTGAAATCCTCTTGGACCGTTAGAGTGCACTGCTCAGGATGAGTTCTTGCCTGAGGTCTTCAGGACCCTCTTCTTCCTTCTGGCGAGAATCCTTCCGAGCTTCATGACCAACTCTGTCGATTCCTCATCGAGACGACTCCTGGGGATCACGACGACCTCGCTTCCCTTTCCGACCATTGTGAAGACGTACTCGTTCATGTTTATGCCGCTGAACTGATCGTACATCAGGAGGGTATCCTTCCCTTCCTCATGCTCGATGAGACCGTCCTCATAGAAATCATAGCTGATAGGGAACTTCTTCTTCAGATTGTCAGCTATGCTCCTTGATCCGAACTCCAGGTAGACGGCGATTTGAACCAACAGAACGATGTACAGCATTATAGCAATACGATTGATGAAAATCGTGATGAGAGCGATCAGCAGGGTTATTATGATCACGGTGGCGATCATCTTCTTCTGGTTCCTGTACTGGATCGCACGGCCGATCTTCTTCATCTCCTCCCTGGTGAGGCTGTCGTCGAGAGTGAATGAGAAGCGCTTCCTTCCGATGTCTACTTCCATGGTATCTCTCACTGGGATTTTCTGAGTCTCTCAATCTTCTGGAGGGTCTGGGCCCTAAGCTT
The nucleotide sequence above comes from Methanomassiliicoccales archaeon LGM-RCC1. Encoded proteins:
- a CDS encoding YcxB family protein, coding for MEVDIGRKRFSFTLDDSLTREEMKKIGRAIQYRNQKKMIATVIIITLLIALITIFINRIAIMLYIVLLVQIAVYLEFGSRSIADNLKKKFPISYDFYEDGLIEHEEGKDTLLMYDQFSGINMNEYVFTMVGKGSEVVVIPRSRLDEESTELVMKLGRILARRKKRVLKTSGKNSS
- a CDS encoding amino acid permease, whose translation is MAKHGVRILAEGNSHSFGGGFTEETGLVKSIDWRQGVIIAMGVPILILPGIYDIAGTAWGLSIFIWTISVIQGFAQNLAIGELAAALETPGIGGCAQKIFTKPNGGRFGVGKFMGAFTAWSYWFTWTPVIPIFTCTAIDYITKYLEYGLGIGPFDDNIMFAFQILFGIAVYSLIIYVGSKGLSGGAKMGLILALIAIVPLLVVVITPLIGATVGDASSGLTGFSLDRIFENLVPEGWGWGAGDFMMVFGMFAYAQWCACAWESAATYGAEYKTPGKDVPKALISAGLICLALYFMVPFVVYGMMTPGQIDDWGISTMYPIAQFDFGSIGLVIALVLFTAAMIMLIQTAFLGSSRTLYFMGHEGNMPKIFTYTNKNGAPLVAMFFQFTMGVIFVIIIHFGSVGMILAASSFGFCFALGSAMLAYITSYRNPRFKDLERPFKAPKGWYYVACFLCIYQWFVLIPCLAFWCINGGIENGLFSVVIGAIILLIYVPVWVILQWRAGKAEESCYICGKSVEDYNSYILNDSHRDFAEHQDKMDEMDSLPIVLVGDIYVNMCPICYELTFGTANVDGKGSKIKNYMNVERNYDKE